The Pyxidicoccus sp. MSG2 DNA segment AAGCAGCCCACCCACGGCCGCGTGGTCGTCTCGAAAATCTGCCCCGTCGTCCAGCCCAGGCCGTTGCACCAACGGTGCACGGCAGCGGAACAGTCGAGCGTATGCGCGACGCGCTCGTCCGCACAGCCCGCATGCCGTCGCGCCAGCTCCTCGAAGGTGACGGCGAGGCTCTGGTGCTGGATGGGCGCGCACGCCACGCTCACGTCCGTGGTGGTGGCACCGGCCGGCACGCCCAGGAGGGAGATGGGCGGACGGTTGCCGATGAGCTGCTGAATCGTCTCGTACACGTTGGTGCTGGTGGCCAGCGCATCATTCGCGCCGCGCTGCGCACAGACGCGATGCATGGCGGACGCGCACGCCTGCGTGCCCAGGGCCGAATACGCATTGCAACCCGGCTGCTGCTGGTTCATCCCGAACTGGCCGCCAGTGGGAGCCACCTGGATGGCCTCGTCCTTACAGTCCGAGCCGTACGTCGTCAGGCACACGCTGCGGTTGGAGCGCGCGTGCGTGAAGAAGCGAACCTCGTCGATGGTGCCCCGGAACGAGCCCTCGCCGTTGGTGGGGCAGGCCTGCGTGTTCATCACGTTGCCCGCGCCGATGGCCAGCGAGCCTGTGCCCAGCCGGAACGAGCCGGTGACGACGGGCAGCGCACGGCCCGTGGACACGCCGTTGATGTACTCGTTGAACTGCCCGCTGACGCCGTCCCACGTATAGGCGAGCTGGCTCCACACGCCCACGGGCAGCGCGGGGCTGCGGCCCAGGCGCACGCGCTGGCCGTTGAGCTGGAAGGACATCTGCACCGTGTTGTCCACCTCGTAGATGAGGTCCAGCCCGCCTGACTTCGCCAGGAGGTATCGGTAGGGATTGCCCGTGCAGCCCTGGTTGATGGCCGCGTCCGGGCGGATGGCGAGCTGCACGGTGAAACCGCGCACGTAGGCGCCCACGCCGGGCACCGTGCCATTCGGGTCCGTGAGGTTCACCGTGACGGCGCCGCCGCCCGGAAGGACGAGCGCCTTGCCCTTGCCCTGCGGCTCCCACACCGAGTCCGACGCCGGCTGCGTCACCGCGTTGCTCGGAGAAATCTGCGCCGTGCCCGTGAGCGTGCCCGTGTTGAAGCGGCCGGACAGGTCCGGCGTGCGCGCCAGGTCATACGCTCCCGCCCGGGTGACCATCTCGTTCATGGGCAGGTAGAGCAGGTGGAAGGGGTCGCTCAAATCGCCAAGGTCCACCTCGTTGTAGTCTGCGGTGTTGCTGCCGAAGAGCGCGAGCACGTCGTGCGTCTTGGTGACGGGCAGGTAGCGCGTCTCGTTGCTCGTGCCCGGAGGG contains these protein-coding regions:
- a CDS encoding LamG domain-containing protein, translating into MARRAPPPRALLFAALLALSLVSPEAAAAGRPSLVNTRIRTPFGANGHSSTIDGRIFVGNIREDHATTTTTWLARVFRPEAVTYDAQGRPGFDSAFSPGRTVDVTNGENALAFCFTNPAQPYTLSGGLAVYQPYLFDSRMFNGDNVFRRRPVDLRVSLPFTAQADISSFTTGNLQELATTTGARIRGIEPTMTSDGRLLIYQGGPNNDGAIDHLMYTYNATPCAASGWSNPRPLSAMYSDTNAGVKRYPLAWQPLKAATGEAYGAGAYVRGAYAWVDHEGRNVLYAAVVYTDGARREAMSLIGADTGWTAYHIDGSLNTDRLDIAHLFYSGPMWNFEQERSPAQNFPPGTSNETRYLPVTKTHDVLALFGSNTADYNEVDLGDLSDPFHLLYLPMNEMVTRAGAYDLARTPDLSGRFNTGTLTGTAQISPSNAVTQPASDSVWEPQGKGKALVLPGGGAVTVNLTDPNGTVPGVGAYVRGFTVQLAIRPDAAINQGCTGNPYRYLLAKSGGLDLIYEVDNTVQMSFQLNGQRVRLGRSPALPVGVWSQLAYTWDGVSGQFNEYINGVSTGRALPVVTGSFRLGTGSLAIGAGNVMNTQACPTNGEGSFRGTIDEVRFFTHARSNRSVCLTTYGSDCKDEAIQVAPTGGQFGMNQQQPGCNAYSALGTQACASAMHRVCAQRGANDALATSTNVYETIQQLIGNRPPISLLGVPAGATTTDVSVACAPIQHQSLAVTFEELARRHAGCADERVAHTLDCSAAVHRWCNGLGWTTGQIFETTTRPWVGCFNAGLIQDVPKDQLGPVSNTGNFASTDSRLEVSRWCQARGYGAGVVQELGAGSIANVHCFQPAVTVPWKFSP